A single genomic interval of Cervus elaphus chromosome 19, mCerEla1.1, whole genome shotgun sequence harbors:
- the LOC122675283 gene encoding vesicle-associated membrane protein 4-like — MPPKFKCHLNDDDVAGSVKSKRRNLLEDDSDEEEDFFLRGPSGPRFGPRNDKIKHVQNQVDEVIDVMQDSITKVIERGERLDELQDKSESLLDNATAFSNRFKQLQRQMWWCGCKIKAIMALVGITLLLVIIILIVVKYRT; from the coding sequence ATGCCTCCCAAGTTCAAGTGTCACCTGAATGATGATGATGTCGCAGGTTCTGTGAAAAGTAAAAGGAGAAATCTTTTAGAAGATGATTCAGACGAAGAAGAGGACTTTTTTCTAAGAGGACCATCTGGACCAAGATTTGGACctagaaatgataaaattaagcATGTTCAGAATCAGGTGGATGAAGTCATTGATGTCATGCAAGACAGTATTACAAAGGTAATAGAAAGAGGGGAGAGACTAGATGAACTACAGGACAAGTCAGAAAGCTTATTGGATAATGCAACTGCTTTTAGCAACAGATTCAAACAACTTCAAAGGCAAATGTGGTGGTGCGGATGCAAAATAAAAGCCATCATGGCTTTGGTTGGTATTACTCTTTTGTTAGTGATTATCATTCTTATAGTTGTGAAATACCGTACTTGA